A genomic stretch from Mycobacterium paraterrae includes:
- a CDS encoding histidine phosphatase family protein — protein sequence MQLLLVRHALPLRSEPGQGADPDLSDEGREQAARLPEALSRFPITRVISSPQCRAVQTAQPVAEALGLDIEIDDRFAEYDRELPVYIPVEQIRTENPQEWARMAEGHLPSAVDEDAFRVRVKAAVDNVVATAGHEETVAVFSHGGVINVVLHEILGTRRILSFPIDYVSVTRLLFSRSGRASVVTVNGTEHVWDLLPRNRRTADKKTS from the coding sequence ATGCAGTTGCTACTGGTCCGGCACGCCTTGCCGCTCCGCAGCGAGCCAGGTCAGGGCGCCGACCCGGACCTCTCCGATGAGGGCCGTGAGCAGGCGGCGCGGTTGCCCGAGGCGCTGTCCCGTTTTCCGATCACCCGGGTGATCAGTAGCCCGCAGTGCCGCGCGGTCCAGACTGCGCAACCGGTGGCCGAGGCGCTCGGGCTCGACATCGAGATCGACGATCGGTTCGCCGAATACGACCGCGAGTTGCCCGTGTACATCCCCGTCGAGCAGATCCGGACCGAGAATCCGCAGGAGTGGGCTCGGATGGCGGAGGGACATCTCCCCAGCGCGGTCGATGAAGACGCGTTCCGGGTGCGCGTCAAAGCAGCCGTCGACAATGTCGTCGCCACCGCAGGTCACGAGGAGACCGTCGCGGTGTTCAGCCATGGCGGGGTGATCAACGTCGTGCTGCACGAGATTCTCGGCACCAGACGGATCCTGTCGTTCCCGATCGACTACGTGTCGGTGACGCGGTTGCTGTTCTCCCGGTCCGGCCGGGCCAGCGTGGTGACGGTGAACGGCACCGAGCACGTATGGGACCTGCTGCCGAGAAACCGGCGAACCGCTGATAAGAAGACGTCGTGA
- a CDS encoding phosphotransferase family protein: MLDDEVLGRWLDANDAPGAGEKPRLETLSGGSQNTLYLIRRGAERMVLRMPGDRADAARIDGLLREIRLVRALGGTDVPHAELIAADEAGGLFGKPFYVMQAIDGWSPMDGGWEAPFDDDLEARRGLAFQLVEGAAKLGRVDWQAQGLAGFGRPDGFHERQVDRWLAFLSSYQVRELPGLHEAAEWLRRNRPAHYTPGIMHGDYQFANVMFAHGGPARLAAIVDWEMTTVGDPLLDLAWCLLGYDGEHPKQDGFYLDMTGMPTRSELLDSYEQVSGLTCDNIDYYLVLANWKLGIVLEKTYAAGVRSGKVDAKIQDAFGTMVPQLITTAAGLAGSLK; the protein is encoded by the coding sequence ATGCTGGACGACGAGGTCCTGGGACGCTGGCTGGACGCGAACGATGCTCCTGGAGCCGGTGAAAAGCCACGGCTCGAGACGCTGTCCGGCGGCTCGCAAAACACCCTGTACCTGATCCGCCGGGGTGCCGAGCGCATGGTGTTGCGCATGCCGGGCGATCGAGCCGACGCCGCCCGCATCGACGGGTTGCTCCGCGAAATCAGACTGGTCCGCGCGCTGGGCGGCACCGACGTCCCCCACGCCGAGTTGATCGCGGCCGACGAAGCCGGCGGACTGTTCGGCAAGCCGTTCTACGTGATGCAGGCGATCGACGGCTGGAGCCCGATGGACGGTGGCTGGGAGGCGCCGTTCGACGACGACCTCGAGGCGCGTCGCGGCCTGGCCTTCCAACTCGTCGAGGGCGCGGCCAAGCTGGGTCGAGTGGACTGGCAGGCCCAGGGACTGGCGGGCTTCGGCCGGCCGGACGGGTTCCACGAACGCCAGGTCGACCGCTGGCTGGCGTTCCTGAGCAGCTACCAGGTGCGCGAGCTTCCCGGCCTGCACGAGGCCGCGGAATGGTTGCGCCGCAACCGACCCGCGCACTACACCCCCGGCATCATGCACGGCGACTATCAGTTCGCCAACGTGATGTTCGCGCACGGCGGACCCGCGCGGCTGGCCGCCATCGTCGACTGGGAAATGACGACGGTCGGGGATCCATTGCTGGACCTGGCCTGGTGCCTGCTGGGCTACGACGGCGAACACCCCAAGCAGGACGGGTTCTACCTGGACATGACGGGTATGCCGACCCGCAGCGAGTTGCTGGACAGCTACGAGCAAGTCAGCGGCCTGACATGCGACAACATCGACTACTACCTGGTGCTGGCCAACTGGAAGCTCGGCATTGTGCTGGAAAAGACGTACGCCGCCGGAGTGCGCAGCGGCAAGGTCGACGCCAAGATCCAGGACGCGTTCGGGACGATGGTCCCCCAGTTGATCACAACAGCCGCCGGGCTGGCCGGGTCGCTGAAATGA
- a CDS encoding SDR family NAD(P)-dependent oxidoreductase, with product MTYADQLFDLTGQTILITGGSRGLGKEMAFGVARCGADVVIASRKMENCVAVAEQIESETGRAAMPYQVHVGRWDQLDGLVEAVYDRFGKVDTLINNAGMSPVYDKLTDVTEKLFDAVVNLNLKGPFWLSALVGERMVAAGRGSIINVSTAGSLRPTPDIIPYASSKAGLNAMTEGFARALGPTVRVNTLMAGPFLTDVSKSWNIEQASHNPFAGLSLQRAGHPAEIVGAALFLASDASSFTTGSIVRADGGIP from the coding sequence ATGACCTATGCTGACCAGCTTTTCGACCTCACCGGCCAGACGATCCTGATCACCGGGGGCAGCCGCGGGCTCGGCAAGGAGATGGCGTTCGGTGTCGCGCGCTGCGGCGCCGACGTGGTGATCGCCAGCCGCAAGATGGAGAACTGCGTCGCGGTCGCCGAACAGATCGAAAGCGAAACCGGCCGCGCGGCAATGCCATACCAGGTGCACGTCGGCCGATGGGACCAACTCGACGGTCTGGTCGAGGCGGTATACGACCGGTTCGGCAAGGTCGATACATTGATCAACAACGCGGGCATGTCGCCGGTCTACGACAAGCTCACCGACGTCACCGAGAAGCTGTTCGACGCCGTGGTGAACCTGAACCTCAAGGGCCCCTTTTGGTTGTCCGCATTGGTCGGTGAGCGGATGGTCGCGGCCGGCCGGGGCTCGATCATCAACGTGAGCACTGCCGGTTCGCTGCGGCCCACCCCGGACATCATCCCGTACGCATCGTCGAAGGCCGGCCTGAACGCGATGACCGAGGGCTTCGCGCGGGCGCTCGGCCCGACGGTCCGCGTGAACACACTGATGGCGGGCCCCTTCCTCACCGACGTCAGCAAGTCGTGGAACATCGAGCAGGCGTCGCACAATCCGTTCGCCGGCCTATCGCTGCAGCGAGCCGGCCACCCAGCCGAAATCGTGGGCGCCGCACTGTTTCTGGCGTCGGACGCATCCAGCTTCACCACCGGCTCTATCGTTCGGGCCGACGGTGGAATCCCCTGA
- a CDS encoding acyl-CoA dehydrogenase family protein yields MTWDFSTEPEFQKKLDWVREFVRDEVEPLEVLFPGCEFLPLNDERRKVVDPLKQQVRDNGLWAPHLGPELGGQGFGAVKLTLINEILGRSPWAPIVFGTQAPDTGNAEIIARFGTQEQKDRYLSGLLSGEIFSCFSMTEPQGGADPRVFTTRAVEDGDDWVITGRKYFSSNASVASFFIVVAITNPDVAVHHGASTFLIPADTPGLKVEANHHLVGADPHEPGHSLVHYDDVRVPSTALLGEPGQGFLILQTRLAGGRLHHAMRSIGMAQRAVDMMAKRAKSRFTQGTVLADKQLVQEFIADSYTELTPFRLTVLHAAWLIDSGDEHAARAEIATCKILASQVLKSIALRAIQVHGALGLTDQLPLVNVLLGGIALGLADGPTEAHKVNLARMLLKGVEAESTEWPSEMLDVRRETLRAKYGELIDH; encoded by the coding sequence ATGACGTGGGACTTTTCCACCGAACCGGAATTCCAGAAGAAACTGGACTGGGTCCGCGAGTTCGTCCGTGACGAGGTCGAACCGCTGGAGGTGCTCTTTCCCGGCTGCGAATTCCTGCCGCTGAACGACGAACGGCGCAAGGTCGTCGACCCGCTCAAGCAGCAGGTCCGCGACAACGGCCTGTGGGCGCCGCATCTCGGCCCGGAACTGGGCGGCCAGGGCTTCGGGGCGGTCAAGCTGACGCTGATCAACGAGATCCTGGGCCGCAGCCCGTGGGCGCCGATCGTGTTCGGAACGCAGGCCCCCGACACCGGCAACGCCGAGATCATCGCGCGCTTCGGCACCCAGGAGCAGAAGGACCGCTACCTGTCCGGCCTGTTGTCGGGTGAAATCTTCTCCTGCTTCTCGATGACCGAGCCGCAGGGCGGCGCCGACCCACGCGTGTTCACCACCCGCGCCGTCGAAGACGGTGACGACTGGGTGATCACCGGGCGAAAGTACTTCTCCAGCAACGCCTCCGTGGCGTCGTTCTTCATCGTGGTCGCGATCACCAATCCTGACGTCGCGGTGCATCACGGCGCGTCGACGTTCCTGATCCCGGCGGACACCCCGGGCCTGAAGGTCGAGGCGAATCACCACCTGGTCGGTGCCGACCCGCACGAACCAGGACATTCCCTGGTGCACTACGACGACGTGCGGGTGCCGTCGACCGCGCTGCTCGGCGAGCCCGGTCAGGGCTTCCTGATCCTGCAGACCCGGCTGGCCGGCGGCCGGCTGCACCACGCGATGCGCTCGATCGGTATGGCGCAGCGCGCAGTCGATATGATGGCCAAGCGGGCGAAAAGCCGCTTCACCCAAGGGACTGTGCTCGCAGACAAGCAGCTGGTCCAAGAGTTCATCGCGGACTCCTACACCGAGCTGACGCCGTTCCGGCTCACTGTGTTGCACGCGGCGTGGCTGATCGACAGCGGTGACGAGCACGCTGCCCGGGCGGAGATCGCCACCTGCAAGATCCTGGCCTCGCAGGTGCTGAAATCAATTGCACTGCGGGCGATTCAGGTGCACGGCGCGCTCGGACTGACCGATCAGCTGCCGCTGGTCAACGTCCTGCTCGGCGGGATCGCGCTGGGCCTCGCCGACGGACCCACCGAGGCGCACAAGGTGAACCTGGCCCGGATGCTGCTCAAGGGCGTCGAGGCGGAGAGCACGGAGTGGCCCAGCGAGATGCTCGACGTTCGCCGCGAGACCCTGCGCGCCAAATATGGAGAGCTCATTGACCACTAG
- a CDS encoding TetR/AcrR family transcriptional regulator — protein sequence MESSLTTRVAAAVERALDDRQREATEEVERILAAAVRVMERVAPEPPRVSDIVTEAGSSNKAFYRYFAGKDDVILAVMERGVAIVVSYLQHQMAKEHTPAGKVRRWIEGALAQVADPHLISMSRAAAGQVSATADWRAADDAIMRPMRDLLTEPIAGLGSTDVDRDTDAVFVCTVSAMRRYLDSSQRPRPADVDHLVGFCLRGLGVS from the coding sequence ATGGAGAGCTCATTGACCACTAGGGTCGCCGCGGCGGTCGAGCGGGCCCTCGACGATCGGCAGCGCGAGGCGACCGAGGAGGTCGAACGCATTCTGGCCGCGGCCGTCCGAGTGATGGAACGGGTCGCCCCCGAACCACCGCGGGTCAGCGACATCGTGACCGAAGCCGGGTCGTCGAACAAAGCGTTCTACCGCTACTTCGCCGGCAAGGACGACGTGATCCTCGCGGTGATGGAGCGTGGCGTCGCGATCGTCGTCTCGTATCTGCAGCATCAGATGGCCAAGGAGCACACACCGGCGGGCAAGGTGCGCCGGTGGATCGAGGGGGCGCTGGCCCAGGTCGCCGATCCGCACTTGATCAGCATGAGTCGCGCTGCGGCCGGCCAGGTTTCGGCGACCGCCGACTGGCGAGCCGCTGACGACGCCATCATGCGTCCGATGCGCGACCTGCTGACAGAACCGATTGCCGGGTTGGGCAGCACCGACGTCGACCGCGACACCGACGCCGTGTTTGTGTGCACGGTGTCGGCGATGCGGCGTTACCTGGATTCTTCGCAACGGCCTCGCCCGGCCGATGTCGACCATCTGGTGGGGTTCTGCCTGCGCGGACTGGGGGTCAGCTGA
- a CDS encoding NADPH:quinone oxidoreductase family protein, translated as MRAALCRAYGPPEDIEICEVADLEPGPGQVVVRVHAAAVNFPDVLLIDGKYQVKIPPPFTPGSELAGEVTAVGDGVSVPVGQRVSATTFVGAFAEQALLPASAVTAIPPGVDFASAAAFGVTYRTAYHALRSIAGVQPGDWVVVLGAAGGVGLAAVDLAVAMKARVLAAASSPEKLELCRRRGAAATVDYDREDLKSRIREHTGDGARAVLDPVGGSYSEPALRALARGGTFVTLGYAAGAIPSIPLNLVLLKGITVRGMEIRTFADDRPGDCARDLHELTEMFATGVIKPYIGARFPLEDTAAALRLVADRKAVGKVVIDVTA; from the coding sequence ATGCGCGCAGCGCTCTGCCGCGCCTACGGCCCGCCCGAAGACATCGAGATCTGCGAGGTCGCCGACCTCGAACCGGGCCCAGGCCAGGTGGTGGTGCGGGTACACGCGGCCGCGGTCAACTTTCCGGACGTGCTGCTGATCGACGGCAAATACCAGGTCAAGATCCCGCCACCGTTCACCCCGGGCAGCGAGCTCGCCGGCGAGGTGACCGCGGTGGGTGACGGCGTGTCTGTCCCTGTCGGCCAACGGGTTTCGGCCACCACATTCGTCGGAGCGTTCGCCGAACAGGCGCTGCTACCCGCATCGGCGGTCACGGCGATACCCCCGGGCGTCGACTTCGCCTCCGCCGCGGCGTTCGGCGTCACCTACCGCACCGCCTACCACGCGCTGCGGTCGATCGCCGGGGTTCAACCGGGCGACTGGGTGGTCGTCCTGGGCGCCGCCGGCGGCGTCGGTCTGGCGGCGGTGGATCTCGCGGTCGCGATGAAGGCACGCGTGCTCGCCGCCGCGTCGAGCCCGGAGAAGCTCGAGCTGTGCCGCCGGCGCGGCGCGGCGGCCACCGTCGACTACGACCGCGAAGACCTCAAGAGCCGCATTCGCGAGCACACCGGCGACGGCGCCCGTGCGGTACTCGATCCGGTCGGCGGAAGCTATTCCGAACCGGCACTACGCGCCCTCGCCCGCGGCGGCACGTTCGTCACACTCGGCTATGCGGCCGGTGCGATCCCGTCGATCCCGCTAAACCTGGTGCTACTCAAGGGAATAACGGTTCGCGGCATGGAGATCCGCACCTTCGCCGATGACCGGCCCGGCGATTGCGCACGCGATCTGCATGAGCTGACGGAGATGTTCGCGACGGGTGTGATCAAGCCGTACATCGGGGCACGATTCCCATTGGAGGACACCGCCGCGGCGCTGCGGCTGGTCGCAGATCGCAAGGCGGTCGGCAAGGTGGTCATCGACGTCACGGCGTGA
- a CDS encoding alkyl/aryl-sulfatase, whose protein sequence is MDHKPPTAVIASAHQNRQLPLEDSADFADADRGFIGALTPCVVTAADGRVVWDNDKYAFITGDAPPSVHPSLWRQCTLTAKHGLYEVVPGIYQVRGLDLSNISFVEGDTGLIVIDPLVSTEVAAAALQLYRTHRGDRPVVAVIYTHSHVDHFGGVLGVTSQAAVDAGTVAVIAPEGFTEHAVQENVYAGPAMTRRATYMYGSMLEVGPLGHVGCGLGQATSTGEIALIVPTVDITRTGETHTIDGVEIEFQMAPGTEAPAEMHFYFPRYRALCMAENATHNLHNLLTLRGALVRDPHAWSRYLTEAIDSFTDRTDVVFASHHWPTWGRDRIVEFLSLQRDLYAYLHDQTLRMLNQGHTGAEIAESMQMPPALDKAWHTHGYYGSVSHNVKAVYQRYMGWFDGNPARLWAHPPEALGARYVDALGGIDRVVDLARQAFDDGDYRWAATLLDHAVFADSDHAGARSLLADTLEQLAYGAENATWRNFFLSGATELRDGNFGTAAQTSAPTLLAQLTPEQIFDGLAISVNGPRAWDLDIALDVTLGEPAANYRLALRNGVLVHRRVPADPATAGVTITLSNAFRLVQLGAGDFTSPGFEVSGDQEALQRFLGVLDRPDPSFNIVTP, encoded by the coding sequence GTGGACCACAAGCCGCCGACGGCCGTCATCGCATCCGCACATCAGAACCGACAACTTCCCCTCGAAGACAGTGCCGACTTCGCCGACGCCGACCGGGGTTTCATCGGGGCGCTGACGCCGTGCGTCGTCACAGCCGCCGACGGGCGGGTGGTGTGGGACAACGACAAGTACGCGTTCATCACCGGTGACGCGCCGCCGTCGGTGCATCCGAGCCTGTGGCGCCAGTGCACGCTGACAGCCAAACATGGCTTGTACGAAGTGGTACCCGGGATCTACCAGGTCCGCGGCCTGGACCTTTCGAACATCAGCTTCGTCGAGGGCGACACCGGGTTGATCGTCATCGACCCGTTGGTCTCCACCGAGGTAGCCGCGGCAGCGCTGCAGTTGTACCGCACGCACCGCGGCGACCGCCCCGTGGTCGCGGTGATCTACACCCACAGCCACGTCGACCATTTCGGCGGCGTGCTGGGCGTCACCTCACAGGCCGCCGTCGATGCGGGCACCGTGGCGGTGATCGCGCCGGAGGGCTTCACCGAGCACGCCGTGCAGGAGAACGTGTACGCGGGACCCGCAATGACCCGCCGCGCCACTTACATGTACGGCAGCATGCTCGAGGTCGGCCCGCTCGGCCACGTGGGTTGTGGTCTCGGACAAGCGACGTCGACGGGTGAAATCGCCCTGATCGTCCCAACGGTCGACATCACCCGGACCGGGGAGACACACACGATCGACGGCGTCGAGATTGAATTTCAGATGGCCCCGGGCACCGAGGCGCCGGCCGAAATGCACTTCTATTTCCCGAGATACCGCGCGCTGTGCATGGCCGAGAATGCCACCCACAACCTGCACAACCTTCTGACGCTGCGCGGAGCGCTGGTCCGCGACCCGCACGCCTGGTCGCGGTATCTGACCGAGGCGATCGACTCGTTCACCGACCGCACCGACGTGGTCTTCGCCTCGCACCACTGGCCGACGTGGGGGCGCGATCGGATCGTCGAATTCCTCTCGCTGCAAAGGGATTTGTACGCGTATCTGCACGACCAGACCTTGCGCATGCTCAACCAGGGGCACACCGGAGCAGAAATCGCCGAGAGCATGCAGATGCCGCCGGCGCTGGACAAGGCGTGGCACACCCACGGGTACTACGGCTCGGTCAGCCACAACGTCAAGGCCGTCTATCAGCGTTACATGGGCTGGTTCGACGGCAATCCCGCGCGGCTATGGGCACACCCACCCGAGGCCCTCGGTGCCCGCTACGTGGACGCGCTCGGCGGCATCGACCGGGTGGTCGATCTTGCCCGGCAGGCCTTCGATGACGGTGACTACCGTTGGGCGGCAACACTACTCGATCATGCTGTGTTTGCCGACAGCGACCACGCCGGCGCTCGGTCACTGCTCGCCGACACCTTGGAGCAGCTGGCCTACGGCGCGGAGAATGCGACCTGGCGCAACTTCTTCCTGTCCGGGGCAACGGAGTTGCGCGACGGCAACTTCGGTACCGCGGCGCAGACGTCGGCGCCGACGTTGTTGGCGCAGTTGACTCCCGAGCAGATCTTCGACGGTCTGGCGATCAGCGTGAATGGACCGCGGGCGTGGGACCTTGATATCGCCCTGGACGTCACGCTCGGCGAGCCGGCCGCGAATTACCGGCTCGCGCTGCGCAACGGGGTGCTGGTGCATCGTCGGGTGCCGGCCGACCCGGCCACGGCGGGCGTAACCATCACGCTGAGCAACGCGTTTCGCCTCGTGCAATTGGGCGCGGGTGACTTCACCTCGCCCGGCTTCGAGGTGTCCGGCGATCAGGAGGCCCTGCAGCGGTTCCTCGGTGTCCTCGATCGACCCGACCCGTCGTTCAACATCGTCACGCCGTGA
- a CDS encoding GGDEF domain-containing protein, with product MDSDPSRQRWTGLDSGNRIRSGISFAGRAGRGGWRLSRRDFRFATAAMREGRMLRVFTRLVAACCFALAGLGVIVQFTPAAPVGVLARSLLLAVTVSAALVALRLLRGPWPRYPGAVAFVVWADTAVGIAAVSMSTPDARLCTTLYLGLVGVYVGFLLGGRILLLHCAFCGALIVGITTWAVSSDHRTVLGLFPVFMPALAWTVAVPVGGLAVIDIGRNSIRRTARSAHYDALTGLRNRRGMHAAVASAVRRSSPASVVIAVCDIDRFKAFNDGEGHAAGDAALMAMARTLRSLAGDTEITARIGGDEFVLVSLVDVRDETPVLLSRLTPLTRGEVDGAELTASVGVAWLPADDPHFSLDDAIRNADEAMYAAKRSGGARCAVYGSATGLGA from the coding sequence ATGGATTCCGATCCGTCTCGGCAGCGCTGGACGGGTCTGGATTCCGGAAACCGCATCCGCAGCGGGATATCCTTTGCCGGACGTGCGGGTCGGGGAGGGTGGCGGTTGAGTCGGCGTGACTTCCGGTTTGCGACCGCTGCAATGCGCGAAGGCCGGATGCTGCGGGTGTTCACCAGGCTGGTGGCGGCGTGCTGCTTCGCCCTGGCGGGCCTCGGTGTCATCGTCCAATTCACGCCGGCTGCCCCCGTAGGTGTGCTCGCTCGATCACTGCTGCTGGCCGTGACGGTGTCCGCTGCTCTGGTTGCTCTGCGCTTGCTACGCGGCCCGTGGCCGCGCTATCCCGGCGCTGTCGCATTCGTGGTCTGGGCCGATACGGCGGTGGGAATCGCCGCGGTGTCGATGTCCACGCCGGACGCCCGGTTGTGCACCACGCTGTATCTCGGCCTGGTGGGTGTCTACGTCGGCTTCCTGCTGGGCGGCCGAATCCTGCTGTTGCACTGCGCCTTCTGTGGGGCACTGATCGTCGGCATCACCACCTGGGCAGTGTCGTCCGACCATCGAACGGTCCTGGGGCTGTTCCCGGTGTTCATGCCCGCGCTGGCGTGGACCGTCGCTGTGCCGGTCGGCGGTCTGGCCGTGATCGACATCGGGCGCAACTCGATTCGCCGGACGGCGCGCTCAGCCCACTACGACGCGCTGACCGGGCTGCGCAACCGGCGTGGGATGCATGCCGCGGTTGCCTCGGCAGTGCGGCGCTCGTCGCCGGCGAGCGTGGTCATCGCGGTGTGTGACATCGACCGCTTCAAGGCTTTCAACGACGGGGAGGGGCATGCGGCCGGGGACGCGGCGCTGATGGCGATGGCCCGGACGTTGCGGTCGCTGGCCGGTGATACTGAGATCACCGCGCGCATCGGCGGCGACGAGTTCGTGCTGGTGTCCTTGGTCGACGTTCGCGACGAAACGCCGGTCCTGCTGAGCCGACTCACCCCGTTGACCCGCGGCGAGGTCGACGGCGCCGAGCTGACCGCCAGCGTCGGGGTGGCCTGGCTCCCGGCTGACGATCCGCACTTTTCTCTCGACGATGCGATCAGGAACGCCGACGAGGCCATGTACGCGGCCAAGCGTTCCGGCGGGGCCAGGTGCGCGGTCTACGGGTCGGCTACCGGCCTAGGCGCCTGA
- a CDS encoding lipoprotein LpqH, whose translation MKRSVTVAAAALAIVVVGLSGCSSNKSSSGGTSASSGSGGATASSGSSTAKVTIDGKDQNVQGTVACTTAAGTVNIAIGGAATGIGAVLTDATPPSVKSVGLGNVNGVTLGYTPGVPGAGKADATKDGQKYKISGTATGVDMANPMQPVNKPFEIDVTCP comes from the coding sequence GTGAAGCGTTCAGTAACGGTCGCCGCAGCAGCGCTGGCGATCGTCGTCGTGGGTCTGTCTGGCTGTTCCAGCAACAAGTCGTCGTCAGGCGGGACCAGTGCGTCGTCGGGCAGTGGTGGCGCCACCGCCTCGAGTGGATCGTCGACGGCGAAGGTCACTATTGACGGCAAGGACCAGAACGTGCAAGGAACGGTCGCCTGCACGACCGCTGCCGGCACCGTCAATATCGCCATCGGTGGAGCCGCAACCGGCATCGGCGCGGTGCTGACGGACGCCACTCCGCCGTCGGTGAAGTCGGTCGGCCTCGGCAACGTCAACGGCGTGACGCTGGGCTACACCCCCGGCGTTCCTGGCGCGGGCAAGGCCGACGCAACCAAGGACGGCCAAAAGTACAAGATCAGCGGTACCGCAACCGGGGTGGACATGGCCAACCCGATGCAACCCGTAAACAAACCGTTCGAAATCGACGTGACCTGCCCCTAG
- a CDS encoding sensor histidine kinase, with product MGGAWSLRFRLLFGQILILIVVCVGIGAATELALYKYLVAQLDTQLRDASHRSVRILLEPPRAPWRHHPRPFPRPGPGPVFLDAPAQPVGMVGAVIGPNETIEAGFLTAAGGRAALTDSARAELASVPVDRPPATRSVDGLGRYRVVATDTGRSGQVVVTGLSMFDVDATMIRVLLIFGVVTVIAVAAATTAGIVIIRRALAPLRRVAQTATEVVDLPLDRGEVALPVRVLESDANPRTEVGQLGSALNRMLDHIAAALSTRQASETRVRQFVADASHELRTPLAAIRGYTELAQRMGDDSDAVAHAMKRVHSETERMTHLVEDLLLLARLDSGRPLEREPVDLSRVAVDAVSDAHVAGPDHQWELDLPEEPVMVSGDAARLHQVMTNLLANARVHTGAGTVVTTRLNSDGTEAVLSVCDNGPGIPEKLQSEVFERFARGDTSRSRKGGSTGLGLAIVSAVVKAHHGTITLQSAPGRTDFTVRLPLFKEP from the coding sequence ATGGGCGGGGCCTGGTCCCTCCGTTTCCGCCTGCTGTTCGGTCAGATCCTCATCCTCATAGTCGTCTGTGTCGGCATCGGCGCGGCGACTGAGCTCGCCCTGTACAAGTACCTGGTGGCGCAGCTCGACACGCAATTGCGTGACGCGTCGCACCGCTCGGTGCGGATTCTTCTCGAGCCGCCGAGGGCCCCGTGGCGGCACCACCCGCGGCCCTTCCCGCGACCCGGTCCGGGGCCGGTCTTCCTAGACGCGCCGGCCCAACCCGTCGGCATGGTGGGGGCTGTGATCGGCCCGAACGAGACGATCGAGGCGGGCTTCCTGACCGCGGCCGGCGGGCGGGCCGCGCTGACTGACTCCGCACGCGCCGAGTTGGCCTCGGTGCCGGTCGACCGGCCGCCGGCGACCCGCTCCGTCGACGGTCTGGGCCGTTATCGGGTGGTCGCCACCGACACCGGCCGCAGCGGCCAGGTGGTCGTCACCGGCCTGTCGATGTTCGACGTCGACGCGACGATGATCCGGGTCCTGTTGATCTTCGGCGTGGTCACCGTGATCGCGGTGGCCGCCGCCACCACAGCGGGCATCGTGATCATCCGGCGCGCGCTGGCGCCGCTGCGTCGCGTCGCCCAAACCGCCACGGAGGTGGTCGACCTGCCGCTAGACCGCGGCGAAGTGGCCCTGCCGGTTCGGGTACTGGAGTCAGATGCCAACCCGCGCACCGAAGTCGGTCAACTCGGGTCCGCCCTCAACCGGATGCTCGACCACATCGCCGCCGCATTGTCGACGCGGCAGGCCAGCGAGACCCGAGTCCGGCAGTTCGTCGCCGACGCGAGCCACGAGCTGCGGACCCCGCTGGCGGCGATCCGTGGGTACACCGAGCTGGCCCAGCGCATGGGCGACGACAGCGATGCGGTCGCCCACGCGATGAAGCGGGTGCACTCGGAGACCGAGCGGATGACCCACCTCGTCGAAGACCTTCTGCTGTTGGCCCGCCTGGATTCCGGGCGTCCGCTGGAACGCGAACCGGTCGACCTCTCGCGGGTCGCCGTTGACGCGGTCAGCGATGCGCACGTCGCCGGACCGGACCATCAGTGGGAGCTGGACCTGCCGGAGGAACCGGTGATGGTGTCCGGCGACGCGGCTCGGCTGCATCAGGTGATGACCAACCTGCTGGCCAACGCGCGGGTTCATACCGGCGCCGGCACGGTGGTCACCACCCGACTGAATTCCGATGGCACCGAAGCCGTGCTGAGCGTGTGCGACAACGGCCCCGGCATTCCCGAGAAGTTGCAGTCCGAAGTGTTCGAGCGGTTCGCCCGTGGAGACACGTCGCGGTCGCGCAAGGGCGGCAGCACCGGATTAGGTTTGGCCATCGTTTCCGCGGTGGTCAAAGCACACCACGGCACGATCACGCTGCAGAGCGCGCCGGGCCGCACGGACTTCACCGTCCGTCTGCCGCTGTTCAAAGAGCCTTAA